The DNA window GCATGGCGCAGGACCAGTACGTCCGCCAGATTGAGATTCCGGCCCGCCGCGGCGACATCTTCGACCGTCGCGGTGCGCCGCTGGCCCAGAGCGTGGAGGTGGACTCCATCTGGGTGGACCCGTCCATGCTGCCCGACGTGCGCCAGTCCGCGCGGGCGATGGCCAAGGTGCTGAAGATGGACGCGGAGGAGCTGACCGCGCGTCTGACACGGGCCAAGCGCTTCGCGTGGGTGAAGCGCCAGGCCAAGCCCCAGGAAGTGGCCGCGGTGAAGGACCTGGGCCTGCCGGGGCTGGGCTTCACCAAGGAGCCCAAGCGCTTCTATCCGCAGCGAGAGCTGGGCGCGCACGTGGTGGGCACCGTGGGTCTGGACGGCAAGGGCCTGGAGGGCCTGGAGCTTGCCTTCGAGGACGAGCTCTCCGGCCAGAACTCCCGCATGTCGGGCTTCCGCGACGCCAAGGGCCGCAAGCTGCTGGTGCAGGGCGCGTTGGATCCGCTCCAGCGCCAGGGCGCGGCCGTCACGCTGACGCTGGACAGGCATCTGCAGTACGTGGCCGAGAAGTCCCTGGCCAAGGCCGTGGAGGACGCCAAGGGCGTCGCCGGCATGGTGGTGGCGTTGGACCCGAAGACGGGGGAGCTGTTGGCGCTGGCCAACTACCCGCGCTTCAACCCCAACACCCCGGAGTCCAGCTCCCGCGCCGGGATGCGCAACCGCGCCGCCCTGGACACCTTCGAGCCCGGTTCGACGCTCAAACCGCTGGTGGTCGCAACCGCGCTGGACCAGAAGGCGATAACGTCCGAGAGCGTCTTCTTCTGTGAGAATGGCGCCTGGCGGGTCGGCCGCCACACCATCAATGACCATGGCTCCCACGGGTGGCTGGCCCCCCGGGACATTCTCCGGACGTCCTCCAATATCTGCATGGCGAAGATGGCCCAGGTGCTGGGACGCGAGAAGATGGTGGCCGGCTACCATGCCTTCGGCTTCGCCGAGCGCACCGGGCTGTCCCTGCCGGGCGAGGGCCGGGGTGTCATCCCCTTCCCGAAGGCGGAAGTCTCCCTGGCCACCCAGTCCTTCGGACAGGGCATGACGGCCACCGCCGTGCAGATTGCGGCCGGCATTGGTGCGCTGGCCAACGATGGCGTGCTGATGCGTCCCTACCTGGTGTCGAAGGTGGTGGACCCTGACGGAGTCGTGCTGTTGGAGAACCGCCCCACGGAAGTTCGCAGGGCGGTGTCCGCGAAGGTGGCGCGGGAGGTCGTGGGCATGCT is part of the Myxococcus landrumus genome and encodes:
- a CDS encoding penicillin-binding protein, with protein sequence MRDFKATRAPEPNAKGLKLRVQLLFGLFLLLLGVAFGRAVQLQVFEQEKLRGMAQDQYVRQIEIPARRGDIFDRRGAPLAQSVEVDSIWVDPSMLPDVRQSARAMAKVLKMDAEELTARLTRAKRFAWVKRQAKPQEVAAVKDLGLPGLGFTKEPKRFYPQRELGAHVVGTVGLDGKGLEGLELAFEDELSGQNSRMSGFRDAKGRKLLVQGALDPLQRQGAAVTLTLDRHLQYVAEKSLAKAVEDAKGVAGMVVALDPKTGELLALANYPRFNPNTPESSSRAGMRNRAALDTFEPGSTLKPLVVATALDQKAITSESVFFCENGAWRVGRHTINDHGSHGWLAPRDILRTSSNICMAKMAQVLGREKMVAGYHAFGFAERTGLSLPGEGRGVIPFPKAEVSLATQSFGQGMTATAVQIAAGIGALANDGVLMRPYLVSKVVDPDGVVLLENRPTEVRRAVSAKVAREVVGMLESVVGKGGTATRAFMEEYRVAGKTGTAQKADPVARGYSDKRIGSFVGMVPAEDPRIVILVVVDEPKTDVYGGFVAAPAFKEIATAAMAHLAVPPSRTAAPGGVVAAASSAPAAAKPVAKATEPVRPVLVEADSESPDLGTVRVPDVQGAGGREAVVKLLAAALEPQVQGSGRVVSQTPAAGSLVEKGARVTLELAARQ